From the genome of Vulpes lagopus strain Blue_001 chromosome 2, ASM1834538v1, whole genome shotgun sequence, one region includes:
- the VNN3 gene encoding LOW QUALITY PROTEIN: vascular non-inflammatory molecule 3 (The sequence of the model RefSeq protein was modified relative to this genomic sequence to represent the inferred CDS: deleted 1 base in 1 codon) — translation MKSESGQLMLSELKSQPRREPTYPVVVDWSAYASSVKPSLSEQSNFLGMLYFDELSFIELKRNTGNYAVCQKDLCGHLTYKMSEKRTDQVYALGAFDVLHTVEYQYYIQVSRDGSLRSESRASLPVLVMALYGRVFEKDPLHLG, via the exons ATGAAATCAGAGAGTGGCCAGCTCATGCTCTCAGAATTGAAGTCCCAGCCTCGAAGAGAACCCACCTATCCT GTGGTTGTTGATTGGAGTGCTTATGCCAGCAGTGTCAAGCCATCCTTGTCTGAGCAGTCAAATTTTCTGGGAATGCTTTATTTTGATGAACTCTCCTTCATTGAGCTTAAGAGAAACACAGGAAATTATGCAGTTTGCCAGAAAGATCTATGTGGTCACTTAACTTACAAGATGTCTGAGAAGCGAACAGATCAAGTGTATGCCCTAGGTGCTTTTGATGTACTGCACACAGTAGAATATCAATATTACATACAG GTTTCAAGAGATGGCAGTCTGAGGAGCGAGAGCAGAGCCTCTCTGCCTGTCTTAGTTATGGCCCTGTATGGAAGAGTGTTTGAGAAGGACCCTCTGCATTTAGGGTAA